TGTTATGTCAAGTGGCCATGCTGTGCATATCTTTATTAATGGGAGGCTTTCAGGTATAGTActatttcattcttctttgatGCCACCTCTCATGAAGAAAGCAGgaaattttaataactatCGGTTGTTTATCAGGTTCTGCATTTGGGTCGAGAGAAAATCGGAGATTCACTTATACTGGCAAAGTCGATTTTCAAGCTGGACGAAACACAATTGCACTCCTGAGTGTTGCTGTGGGATTGCCAGTGAGTTTTATTCCCTCATTTTACATAACCCATTCAATTGATGCTGAAGTTAGTCTTGAAAGGGGTTCCCATGTAGCTTTTCTTACTAAACTATAAAAGCATGAATGCTCTTGATCACTCCCCAAGATGTAGGGGTGCTTAAATTAAGCTTGGAGAACTTGTACAATCTGAGCTATTTTTACAAGCCACTCGatcacaaatttcaaaatacagtattgaaaacaaaaatagacaATTGCTTTCCAAGTATTTTCCAAATGGCCCCTTGACTTCCAATAGTATATCTTTTGGATCCCCACCCTACACATCCATTTGTTGctaatttctcattttgaaTTGTTGTTACTGAAGAATGTTGGGGGGCACTATGAGACATGGAACACCGGAATCCTAGGTCCAGTTGCTCTTCATGGACTTGATCAAGGAAAATTGGACTTATCCTGGGCAAAATGGACCTACAAGGTTTGATCACTTAACTCAAATTTCTCAATTGTTATGATTTCATCTCCCACAAACTTTACCTCACTCTCTACGCTACTAAAATAGGTTGGGCTGAAGGGAGAAGCCATGAATCTTAGATCTCCAAACAGTATTTCTTCAGTCGAATGGATGAAAGGATCATTGGCTGCACAAGCACCGCAACCACTGACTTGGCACAAGGTGCCTCTTGACCCGAAATTTAACTTGATTTTACAAAGAAAGTTGAGATGACTCTTAAAAATATCAACCTCACATTTCACTTGCAGAGTAACTTTGATGCCCCTGAAGGAGATGAGCCATTGGCTTTAGACATGCAGGGAATGGGGAAGGGTCAAATATGGATTAATGGACATAGCATTGGAAGATACTGGACTGCATATGCCACTGGTAACTGTGAGAAGTGCAATTATGCTGGAAGCTTTAGACCTCTCAAGTGTCAGCAAGGCTGTGGCCAGCCAACACAAAGATGGTAACTTCTTCACATTAGGCAAAAGCTCATCAATATTGAAGAATGAATTTCTTTTACAGAACCCAgctatatttcattttcaggtACCATGTGCCTCGTGCTTGGTTGAAGCCAAAAGACAATCTGTTAGTAGTCTTTGAGGAACTTGGAGGTAATCCCACAAGCATCAGTTTGGTGAAGAGATCAGTGACTAGTGTCTGTGCTGATGTCTCTGAATACCATCCAACTCTTAAGAATTGGCACATTGAAAGCTATGAAAAGTCGGAGGATTTACATCGGCCCAAAGTTCATCTCAAGTGTTCTGTAGGTTATTCCATAACCTCAATCAAATTTGCAAGCTTTGGAACACCATTAGGAACCTGCGGGAGCTACCAGCAAGGAACTTGCCATGCTCCTATGTCGTACGACACTCTAGAGAAGGTGCGAAAACTAAGATCCATTTTTGCTTGTTGTTTCATTGTCTGTATATAAATCCCACCTCAtattttcatctctttctaCAGAGGTGCATAGGGAAGCAAAGATGTGCCGTTACCATATCCAATACTAACTTTGGGAAAGATCCATGCCCAAACGTGTTGAAGCGACTATCGGTCGAAGCTGTATGTGCTCCAATAACTACTGCTGCAGAAACCAATTGGAAGGGTTGATTGAGTTGGCTGAAAAGAGGAGGATTTAGCTGCCTATGAAGGGTCGCATTCAGTGACTTAAACTACCAACTACCTGTAACAAGAGCAAGCAGAAGGATGATGGGTACAGGAGTACCTTTTCAAGTTGTGTCTgatgatttgattttcattttgagtcGATTTTTCTTCATGGATGTGTGTGGTGCCGAAGGCAATAGATTCTTAGGTATAGGTCGTAAAGTTTGTAATCCCCGGGGTTCTGCAATCTAAGGCCCTGAGGTTGTGTTTCAATTCCCATTCCTGGCATTTTTACTGGAAATGGgtcttgagaaaaaaatagttaatttattatatccTGTAATTTATTTCAGTTTGTTAtattgggaaaaaaaatcaaccccACTTAGGATCCGTTTCCTTTTGTTTGAGTGGAACCTTTTTGCATAGGATATGATAAGATCCAAAGGTTCAGATTCCTCCAGTTATGGAGTAGGGTATAATTTCATTCCAGAATGCACGACTTTACTGTCTAATCGAATTTAACAAAGGGTGCAAATTCAGAACAATCTAATAAGATATGTTAAACAAATCTTCCTCCTAAAgaaatcaatttcttttcctttcagcTTTATGGAGAAAATTAGTGCTCACGAGTCCAAGCAATGGCTCACTGAATATCAGATTCCAAATCCCAATTAAAGTAATGCAAAAATGACAATGTTTTTCACTtacaaggaagaagaaaagacaaGCAATAAAAGCCACTTCTAAAGGGAGAATACACCATGTTCACTAGTAACAACAAAGCAAGCGGATAGGAGTTGGTAAccaagaattgaaaattatggcGGTTTCCTAGTATAGTAAGTCCTTTATATCCTACTACAGAGCCCAATCGTCCATGATTGAGTATCAAGCAGAAGCAGTAGCAGACATGTGCTTGAATACAGTCTGCTGCAGTTCTTCCTTCTTAGCTCCAACCACTTTGTCCACAATTCTTCCCTCTTTCAGGAACATGAAAGTAGGCATTGCCTCCACCCCCCAATCTTTAGCTACAGACTGCACCAATCAACAGAGTTTTACAAGAGAAAGCAGGAGAGGTACtcataaattataatctaCAGTACCTCGAGATCATCCACATCAACCTTTAGAAATGTGACAGTGGGAAATTTTTGAGCAAGCTGGTTTAGAAAAGGTTCAATGAACCGACATGGACCGCACCATGATGCAGAGAAATCCACAACTATCTGCATCAGTTTCAGCACTCATGAGCAAAATCGAACTATATGACACGAACAGTAACTAAGTTCAAGTGTCAAGAACTCAATAATTGGTTTAGTCCCTACTACATTAAAATAGGAACTATTCTGGCGAGAAAATGATTGGTGGCGAAATGTAGTCAAggattggattgggttgggtggCTTCGTATAATGATCTAAAATCTACTAAAACATGTATCCAAATTGTTCGCTGTGGAAAGCAATAAGTGGGAGACAACAATGAGATTGATTGTTGAATAAAGAAAAGCGAAGCACGAAAGATTCGAAACACTACTTTTTCTACCATATCacaaaagcaaagaaaaaaagatcaaagaatgaaaaactTAAGTTCATCGCGCATATGTATATCATTTAGAATCACAACAGACTCCAGATCAAATCAAGTAATGCAAAAACAGGAAAACTCCGCCATTGTTCAGCCGAAAAGACAATCAATTATGATCATATATCCAATTGAAATGAGGAGCATATTATCGAATAGAATTGAAACGGTGCTTACCAGCTCCTCAGAGGCATTGCCCTTCTGAATTTGATGGTTCCATGAATCAATGGTGTTACAGCGAATGACTCGTCCCTCTGCTGCGGCTGCCATTATTCCCTTACTTTTTACGAATCTCTGAGAAAACCGACGCACGAAACGGATTTTGATCACACCGCGAATTTCTCCTTTAAATAAGCAACTAGAAATGCTTTTTTTACACACAAATGGACCTTAACTTTGTCATTAATCACGATTTTGCCACCCCCAGTTAATGGACCGCTTTCAAATTAAATCCCATGCAACGtgagatttcttttttcttttggattacgcgggaaaactaaaaactaaaaaattaaaaattaagttcacatttaaaattattattgttatttttaataatttaaaattaatcccTTGTTTTTAGGCCACGTGCTCAAAATAAATcgctacatatatatatatatctataggAGATTAATATTCCGTAGATAGAGGCTAGAAATGTCTTTTCGTTCATGTGTAACCTACAAGTTCTTGTTGGggcctaattttcttttttctttttatttttcacacATTTTCcactatattttaataattattcaccaagcatttaaatcaatttatacctataaatttagaatatagtataataaaaattataaagtaagttaaattataaactttatgtgtattaatttatattatttattagattctgcccttaaaaaattagtttaaattatgtttgaaaGAATTAGTTTAGGTTCGTAATTTAAATACGCTCCCAtgtgtatattttttaaaaaatctgttaggaatagaaaaggaaaagtatattttttaaaaaatctgttaggaatagaaaaagaaaattggaaagaTCAGAACAATTGGAAATCTGTTAggaatagaaaaagaaaattggaaagaTCAGAACAATTGGGAGAAATCTATCTAATCAAATCTGATATGCCTCTTAATGGCAGAGGACTAGAAATCTTTCATCCGTTACCGAATCAAATCCGATATGTCTCTTAATGGCAGAGGATTTGCAATTGTACGGTACTCACTTtccactcactttccaacgacaagtgagctaagccaattcgttcttgcgtcgtacgtcgcctacggccaaacgacgtatgctcgagcttctggcctcggttttaagagaataTTTTAGAAAGCGAACCGATATGCCTtttaatggcagcggacttgcgattgtgcgacactcgttcttgcgtcgcctacggccaagcgacgtatgctcgagcctctggcctcggttttaagagaatgTTTTAGAAAGCGAACCGATATGCCTtttaatggcagcggacttgcgattgtgcggcactcactttccaacgacaagtaagctaagccaattcgttcttgcatcGCCTATGGCCAAgcaacgtatgctcgagcctctggcctcggttttaagagaaggttttagagaGCGAGGGCAGAGGGCAGAGAGCAGAGAAAGATTTTCatagagaaggttttagagaGCGAGGGCAGTTTTAGAAAGCAGGGCAGTTTTAGAAAgcagggcagagagagattttcaagGGACGTATGCTCTGGCCTCGGTCtgaagagaaggttttaggaAGCGAGCAAAGAGAGATttagttagagagagattttcggtAGAGATGTTATAtaaggaagagagaaagaaatgacCGGGTCTTACAGTATATAACTTGATAGGGAGAAattaactaaatcaaatctaattcaaataaatgaatcataaatcaaatctaattaaatcaaatctattccaaataactcaattaaatctCATTGAAAATCTAcgttgaatttaaaaatagttaattatttaaaataaaatttattattttcttaatataattaaaatttacttataaaattaaaatgaatataattattaattagtaCGAAGctttatcatttcataaaaaacCTTATCTTATACAAAGGCGACCATGATTCTAATTCAAAAAACGACAAgagaaattaatataatagtttcaatttaaatatcattactttaaataataaaaacagaaTATAACATTAGCCGCCGACTCCAAACTcgatcaaaattatataaaatatattatatatattgttttaattatggCGTGAATAATGATAGAGGCCACTTTGAATGGCTGATCAAGAGTGACCGTTATGAGCCACACAAATTGGGGTTTTCATGGACCAACCTCTGTCCCCTTTTGaccaaatttctttctaatttttttttttttatatgcaaaaaataaatatcatatgtattaaatatattcatataatttaaaatgtgtgACAGATTTCCTATGTTTGTCATGTTATAAACAATCATTTTCAGtttctttattaataaattaataaatttattatgcactaaaaaaatgtgattgatttaattcattaataaaattttcttccctCTTCCACCGTTAATGTTGTCGGCAGTTCCATTTAGCAGCACTTTAGAATGGCATAGCCTTAAAGTTAAGGGTGAGGTTCAAACGAAGAAAGGCTTATGGTGGATACCCAAGCACTCAAATACGAGGAAGGGGGTCCAAATGTTATAAAATGTATATGGGGTAAGTTTATCTCTCGCCTAAGCTCATCATTAGCaatatattattctatttgAACATTTCCTTCAAAGTCTCATTTTCATTAACGTCCACAACCTTCAGTCCCCTTTTCacttcatatttatatttattatataaaatttaattatttaaataatttatttattttctaagaagatttaaatttattgtattaatagtttatttaaaaagaaaaaatttatgaagCCCCATGTATTTGAGTTAGATatatttagttaaaattaaagaaattaaattccacccgaatttatttgtttgaattttgctGAACTGGTAATTTGATATCAGAACGGAAAACGAAAATTTCTACGCGCATAAAAAACCGCCCGTCCATTTCTATATCTATAAAACCTAAAATAATtacttcatttccctctcaaAACCCTTTCGAATCCCTCGCCATGGCAGCGATTTCACACTTTATAGTTCTGCTTCTCTCGATCTCTCTCGCCAATCTCTGCAATGGAGGTATTACCAGTAAATTCATGCGGAAACTTGAAGCTTCTGTGGATATGCCTGCAGAAGCTTTCCCCCCGCCCGCCGGTTACAACGCACCCGAACAGGTCTCGCCTGATCAAATTCTTTGATCTTCAGGATTTCAGATACTATCGATTTTCAACtggttttcattgttttgatGAATTTGCAGGTTCACATTACACAGGGAGATCGCCATGGCAGAGGCGTTATAATTTCGTGGGTGACGCCATTGTCGCCCAAACCTACTGTTGTCAGATATTGGGCGGCGGATGGGGACGGGAATCGCCGCAATAAAGCACATTCCAGAATCACCACttacaaatattataattacaCTTCTGCATTCATCCACCACGCCACCATAAACAATCTTGAGGTTTGTTCTTGCTCTGATTTTTAAACCCTATGCTCTATCCGTATTTTCTAGTCCTGAAATTGATTCGGAAATTGCGTTGTAGTACGACACTAAATACTTCTACGAGCTTGGAAGTGGCAATGCAACGCGTCGGTTTTTCTTCACAACGCCTCCCAGGGTCGGTCCAGATGTTCCGTACACATTCGGCATCATTGGTAACAGTTCGTcgtgtttttcttctctcgtATGTGATTCGATCGCATTCTCTGTTTTGATAAGTCAGGGCCAGTAATTGCATTATCTCTGTAGGCGATCTTGGACAGACTTATGATTCGAACCAAACGTTTGAGCATTATTATTCAAATCCGAAGGGACAAGCGGTTCTGTTCGCCGGAGATCTTTCATACGCCGATAATCATCCGTTTCACGACAATAGGAAGTGGGATACATGGGGTCGATTTGTGGAGAAGAGCACTGCGTATCAGCCATGGATTTGGACCGCCGGTAACCACGAAATAGATTTTGCTCCACAAATTGTAAGAACAGatcaagaacaatatctatatTCTATTTCTACTTGAAATTTGAAGCTAATTTGATTCGATTGTTTCAGGGAGAAAACACCCCTTTTAAACCTTATACGCATAGGTATCACGTTCCTTATAAAACTGCGCAAAGCACATCCCCACTCTGGTATTCGATCAAGCGTGCATCTGCCTACATTATAGTCCTTTCTTCTTACTCAGCTTATGGTGTGTGTGCTCATTAATCTGTGATCTGTGTATTCAATTACTGTCTAAAATAGAGATAAGgatgaaattttattgatcTTTCAGGGAAATATACTCCACAATATGAGTGGCTACAGAAGGAGTTTAAGAAGGTGAAGAGAGATGAGACTCCATGGTTGATTGTTATGCTTCATGCTCCTTGGTATAATAGTTACAATTACCATTATATGGAAGGAGAGAGCATGAGGGTCATGTTTGAATCATGGTTTATTCAGAACAAAGttgatattgttctttctgGCCATATCCATGCTTATGAGCGTTCGGTATTTaaccttcttcctttctcttcttgttcttatgGATTGCTGCTTGAAGTGATTTGTTTTGACAATTTTGTGAGATGggtatttgataaaaatattgaatggACTTGATTGTTTGTTTCTGGTAGGAGCGAGTGTCGAACGTGAGATACAATATAACGAATAGATTATGCAGTCCAGTTAGAGACATTAACGCACCAATCTACATAACCATCGGCGACGGCGGGAATATTGAAGGCCTGGCTAACGAgtgagtatatatatatatatatatatgcctTCATATCTTTGATCGGGATGGAATACATTGAAACCCAATGATGAACACAGGTTTACGGAGCCACAACCAAGTTACTCGGCGTTTAGGGAGGCAAGCTTTGGGCATGCAAttcttgaaataaaaaatcgaACTCATGCATATTATACATGGCATCGCAACCATGACAACGAACCTGTTTCTGCTGATTCACTTTGGATATATAACAGATATTGGTATCCTGAAGATGAgagttttcattaatttttttttttttttttttttttccgatttTTAGGGAGGTTGTAGTGCTCTTAAATTTCgttttctctatttttcttgtCGGTTctgttaattaataattatctttatttGTGTTGTCGCCCACGAAGTGAATAAAAGAActataatttgtaattgttcACGGGTCCACTACATTAGTTTAGTATAATGATTCGTTCTTTTCTGGTCTTTTCTCAactgggatctcacaatccctcTTATTTGGGGTCTAATGTCCTTGTGCCGATTTCACCATCCTCTTATTTGGAGCCTAACGTCCTTATTGGCTCATCAATAAGTGTCTCACCATCCTCTTATTTGGGAGCCTAACGTTCTTGTTGACACATCAATAGGTGTCTAGTGCTGGTCACCGatcgatgtctagctctaataacATTAAGCCCATCCACAATCCTCTTATTTGGGGGCCTAACGTCCTTATTGACACATCAATAAGTGTCTCGCAATCCTCTTATTTGGGGGCCTAACGTTCTTGTTGGCACGTCAATAGGTGTCTAGTGCTGGTCATCGatcgatgtctagctctaataacATTAAGCCCACCCACAATCCTCTTATTTGGGGGCCTAacgttcttgttggcacatcaaTAGGTGTCTAGTGCTGGTCACCAatcgatgtctagctctaataacATTGAGCCCACCCACAATCCTCTTATTTGGGGGCCTAACGTCCTTATTGGCTCATCAATAAGTGTCTCACCATCCTCTTATTTGGGAGCCTAACGTTCTTGTTGACACATCAATAGGTGTCTAGTGCTGGTCACCGAttgatgtctagctctaataacATTAAGCCCATCCACAATCCTCTTATTTGGGGGCCTAACGTCCTTATTGACACATCAATAAGTGTCTCACAATCCTCTTATTTGGGGGCCTAACGTTCTTGTTGGCACGTCAATA
This sequence is a window from Cucurbita pepo subsp. pepo cultivar mu-cu-16 chromosome LG19, ASM280686v2, whole genome shotgun sequence. Protein-coding genes within it:
- the LOC111781408 gene encoding thioredoxin H-type, which produces MAAAAEGRVIRCNTIDSWNHQIQKGNASEELIVVDFSASWCGPCRFIEPFLNQLAQKFPTVTFLKVDVDDLESVAKDWGVEAMPTFMFLKEGRIVDKVVGAKKEELQQTVFKHMSATASA
- the LOC111782013 gene encoding purple acid phosphatase 5-like, which codes for MAAISHFIVLLLSISLANLCNGGITSKFMRKLEASVDMPAEAFPPPAGYNAPEQVHITQGDRHGRGVIISWVTPLSPKPTVVRYWAADGDGNRRNKAHSRITTYKYYNYTSAFIHHATINNLEYDTKYFYELGSGNATRRFFFTTPPRVGPDVPYTFGIIGDLGQTYDSNQTFEHYYSNPKGQAVLFAGDLSYADNHPFHDNRKWDTWGRFVEKSTAYQPWIWTAGNHEIDFAPQIGENTPFKPYTHRYHVPYKTAQSTSPLWYSIKRASAYIIVLSSYSAYGKYTPQYEWLQKEFKKVKRDETPWLIVMLHAPWYNSYNYHYMEGESMRVMFESWFIQNKVDIVLSGHIHAYERSERVSNVRYNITNRLCSPVRDINAPIYITIGDGGNIEGLANEFTEPQPSYSAFREASFGHAILEIKNRTHAYYTWHRNHDNEPVSADSLWIYNRYWYPEDESFH